A single Filimonas effusa DNA region contains:
- a CDS encoding rhodanese-like domain-containing protein, with amino-acid sequence MKTILIIAGVCLFIYIGYRIYRFVNLDKGLDARIANGAVILDVRTEREFSTGHIEGAVNIPLSRLHGDVIPLDKKRTYITVCSHGLRSVKAVSLLKERGFANVFNGGAWSDLSLPTVSETSGDGSHQNKSPFREERE; translated from the coding sequence ATGAAGACAATTTTGATCATCGCGGGCGTATGCCTGTTCATTTATATCGGTTACAGGATCTATCGTTTCGTTAATCTTGATAAGGGACTTGATGCCAGGATTGCTAATGGTGCCGTGATCCTGGATGTAAGAACAGAACGGGAATTTAGTACGGGGCATATTGAAGGAGCGGTTAATATTCCTTTGAGCAGGTTACATGGCGATGTAATTCCTTTGGATAAAAAGCGTACTTACATTACAGTTTGCTCTCATGGTTTACGAAGCGTAAAAGCTGTAAGCCTTTTAAAGGAAAGAGGATTTGCCAATGTATTTAACGGAGGTGCCTGGTCTGATCTTAGTTTACCTACCGTTTCAGAAACTTCCGGAGATGGCTCCCATCAGAATAAGTCGCCTTTCAGGGAGGAGAGGGAATGA
- a CDS encoding DUF3817 domain-containing protein, with product MKHLLNTSLGRLRIIGWLEGISLLLLVFVAVPLKYMVHQPQLSTVMGPVHGVLFLLFVFNALSVGVAQRWPFRVVTVRVLLACIIPFGTFYIDRHILSKMDADK from the coding sequence ATGAAACATTTATTGAATACCAGCCTGGGCCGCCTACGTATCATTGGCTGGCTTGAAGGAATATCGTTGTTACTGCTTGTTTTTGTAGCAGTGCCGTTGAAGTATATGGTGCATCAGCCGCAGCTCTCAACAGTGATGGGACCTGTACACGGGGTGCTGTTCCTCCTGTTTGTATTTAATGCGCTTAGTGTTGGTGTAGCGCAACGCTGGCCATTCAGAGTTGTTACGGTTAGGGTATTGCTGGCTTGTATCATTCCATTCGGAACGTTTTATATCGACAGGCATATTCTTTCTAAAATGGATGCAGATAAATAA
- a CDS encoding TetR/AcrR family transcriptional regulator, producing MKKAVATRHNILLKAFDLIYTKGYNATSIDDIIATTQVTKGAFYYHFKNKDEMGLAIINEVLKPALKDSFIKPLQQEANPLTAIYNMMHHLLMENEFMKVEYGCPASNLTQEMAPWHADFNKALDELTTEWNGVLVQAIETGKKKGLVNKKVNAGQVTIFILSGYWGIRNIGKLSGDKAAYVPYLKELKKYLEGLV from the coding sequence ATGAAGAAGGCAGTCGCTACCAGGCATAATATTCTCCTGAAAGCATTTGATCTTATTTATACAAAAGGATATAATGCAACCAGTATCGACGATATTATCGCTACCACGCAGGTCACAAAAGGTGCTTTCTATTACCATTTCAAAAACAAAGATGAAATGGGACTTGCCATTATCAATGAGGTACTCAAGCCTGCATTGAAGGATAGCTTTATAAAGCCGCTTCAGCAGGAGGCGAACCCTTTGACGGCTATTTATAATATGATGCATCATTTATTGATGGAGAATGAGTTTATGAAGGTAGAATATGGTTGTCCGGCTTCTAATCTTACACAGGAAATGGCGCCCTGGCATGCCGATTTCAACAAAGCCCTTGATGAACTAACTACAGAATGGAACGGTGTATTGGTACAGGCAATTGAAACGGGTAAGAAAAAAGGGCTGGTAAACAAGAAGGTGAATGCCGGACAGGTAACGATATTTATACTGTCGGGCTACTGGGGAATCCGCAATATCGGCAAGTTATCGGGCGACAAGGCTGCTTACGTGCCTTATCTTAAAGAACTGAAGAAATACCTGGAAGGACTCGTATAA
- the ung gene encoding uracil-DNA glycosylase: protein MDVKIEESWKSALKQEFTKPYFQEIVAFLKTEKMQGKTIYPPGPLIFNAFNHTTFTNVKVVLLGQDPYHGPGQAMGLSFSVAAGVPPPPSLVNIYKELHKDIGMAIPKTGDLTPWANQGVLLLNAALTVRANEPASHSKAGWMQFTDAVIRRISEEKKGVVFLLWGRFAQEKQVLIDATKHHVLKAAHPSPFSADKGFFGCRHFSKTNELLAKEGLDPIDWSL from the coding sequence ATGGACGTAAAAATAGAGGAAAGCTGGAAATCGGCGCTCAAACAGGAGTTTACCAAGCCTTATTTCCAGGAAATAGTCGCATTCCTGAAAACAGAGAAAATGCAGGGGAAGACCATTTATCCTCCGGGCCCCCTTATTTTTAATGCCTTTAATCATACTACATTCACCAACGTAAAAGTAGTGCTGCTGGGGCAGGACCCCTACCATGGCCCGGGACAGGCGATGGGACTTAGCTTCTCCGTTGCCGCCGGCGTGCCTCCTCCCCCCTCATTGGTGAACATCTATAAGGAACTTCATAAAGATATAGGCATGGCCATCCCTAAAACGGGCGACCTTACGCCTTGGGCCAACCAGGGCGTATTGCTCCTGAACGCAGCGCTAACCGTTCGTGCCAATGAACCAGCCAGCCACAGCAAAGCAGGTTGGATGCAGTTCACCGATGCCGTTATTCGTCGTATCTCCGAAGAAAAAAAAGGCGTCGTATTCCTGTTATGGGGCAGGTTTGCCCAGGAGAAGCAGGTGTTGATAGACGCCACCAAACACCATGTGCTAAAGGCTGCGCATCCCTCACCCTTTAGCGCCGATAAAGGCTTCTTCGGATGCCGCCACTTCAGTAAAACCAACGAATTACTAGCCAAAGAAGGACTCGATCCTATAGATTGGTCGCTATAG
- a CDS encoding lysophospholipid acyltransferase family protein — MKWWNNVLGRIWALWAVIVFVPTMLVAFIFYLPCFLLKEPSLARWHRHVSRVWMTVFLNLIGCPLRVKGKEHFRREENYVIVCNHNSLMDVPVTTPFMPRANKTIAKKSFAAIPIFGWIYSFGSVLVDRKDNDDRRKSFEKMRKVLSSGLDMLIYPEGTRNRTGKPLKSFYDGAFRLALASEKPIIPALVFNTNKVLPANKPFYVAPYRLEMHFLAPVEVKGKTVADLKQEVFELMWNYYTVNDR, encoded by the coding sequence ATGAAATGGTGGAATAATGTGTTAGGCAGGATATGGGCTTTATGGGCCGTCATTGTTTTTGTGCCTACAATGCTGGTAGCCTTTATCTTTTATTTGCCTTGCTTTCTGCTGAAAGAACCTTCGCTGGCACGCTGGCACCGGCATGTTTCGCGCGTTTGGATGACCGTATTTTTGAATCTGATAGGTTGCCCGCTAAGGGTTAAAGGAAAAGAACATTTCCGGAGAGAAGAAAACTATGTGATCGTTTGTAATCACAATAGCCTGATGGATGTTCCGGTTACAACACCTTTCATGCCGCGCGCCAATAAAACTATCGCCAAAAAAAGCTTCGCCGCCATTCCCATCTTTGGATGGATCTATTCCTTTGGCAGTGTACTGGTTGATCGCAAAGACAACGACGACAGGCGCAAGAGCTTCGAAAAAATGCGTAAAGTGCTTTCATCCGGCCTGGATATGTTAATCTATCCCGAAGGAACACGCAACAGAACCGGCAAGCCCCTGAAAAGCTTTTACGACGGCGCTTTCCGATTGGCATTAGCTTCGGAGAAACCTATCATTCCGGCTCTGGTATTTAATACCAATAAAGTATTGCCTGCAAACAAACCTTTCTATGTAGCCCCATATCGCCTGGAAATGCATTTTCTTGCTCCTGTTGAAGTAAAAGGAAAAACGGTTGCCGATCTCAAACAGGAAGTCTTTGAGCTGATGTGGAACTATTATACGGTAAATGACAGGTAG
- a CDS encoding putative LPS assembly protein LptD, giving the protein MNKRCKVSINCITAWSVFVFMLFTTLAVQAQVRPAAPVKPPASVIDSGKISLDSARFKIAGDSVKLITDSVRFTIDSLTGDTLWQRIDSIPMSKDTLDAPVDYTAEDSAIISIPKKQFFLYNKAVVKYQDNQLEANVIHYDQQSQVMEAYGGKDTSSNPLNLPTMTQGQSKAISDTIKYNVKTGRGLTKNSYFQEGEMYVQAQTLKRMDKDVAFAFRARMTTCNLDTPHFAFRTRRVKIINDRFAVSGPAFPEFEGVPMPVAIPFGIYPMVKGRHSGMLAPQFATNQSAGLGLEGLGYYKVINDNWDVTTRANLYTYGGWALFVNPKYMKRYKYSGNLNLTIQKTKLVNTSTAQSNEFIKYTSFLINWSHSTDTRARPGTSFSASVNAGSTRYNDYVTNNIYQNFQNQLSSSITYSKTWGQGKYNLTTSANHSQNNNQRLVNVTLPTVNFTANTFYPFQKKESVGTAKWYEKLGISYTGNLLNQVAFYDTAFNFARMLDTTQWGAQHSVPISLTLPAVGPLLFSPSISFSEKWYGQQILRRWNPDRDTVETRISRGFFAAREVNFGMSTNTRIFGTFNLGKDTKLRHEIKPTFSINYKPDLVKQFYDSLQVDTSTARKKIRISRFEGSVVGGFSEGSFGGFNFGFDNLFEMKKRNKNDTTGDDPYKKIKLIDGLSFNTGYNFFLDSMNWSPVSIAFRSTLFEKVNITGGASIDPYAVDSVGDRINKLLWKQGSLGRFTGGNLVISSSFQSKAADQRSDKSRMPVDQTMTPDEQQRQLDYVRANPAEFVDFNIPWSVQTSLSINFNRQRSADYRSYVTQINTNLNVSGDFSLTPKWKMGGSFFYDVRTAKLEGVTMYITREMHCWQLSINVTPIGPIKSFNIVLNPKSGILRDLKINRSRSFYSAIEQ; this is encoded by the coding sequence ATGAACAAACGTTGTAAAGTTAGTATAAATTGTATTACAGCCTGGTCTGTTTTCGTGTTCATGTTATTTACAACGCTGGCTGTTCAGGCGCAGGTAAGACCTGCTGCTCCCGTTAAACCTCCTGCATCTGTCATCGACAGCGGCAAAATATCCCTTGATTCTGCCAGGTTTAAAATAGCAGGCGATTCTGTAAAGCTCATCACTGATTCTGTCAGGTTTACCATTGATTCACTTACCGGCGATACTTTATGGCAACGTATTGATTCCATTCCGATGTCGAAGGATACGCTGGATGCACCTGTAGATTATACTGCTGAAGATTCTGCTATCATCAGTATTCCCAAAAAACAATTCTTCCTGTATAATAAGGCTGTTGTTAAATACCAGGACAACCAGCTGGAAGCAAATGTGATCCATTACGATCAGCAATCGCAGGTAATGGAGGCATATGGCGGAAAGGATACCAGTAGTAATCCGTTGAATCTGCCTACTATGACACAGGGGCAGTCGAAAGCGATCAGCGACACCATTAAATATAATGTCAAGACGGGCAGGGGGCTTACGAAAAACTCTTATTTCCAGGAGGGTGAGATGTATGTGCAGGCGCAGACGCTGAAACGGATGGATAAGGATGTAGCGTTTGCATTCCGGGCGCGTATGACTACCTGCAACCTCGATACGCCTCACTTTGCATTTCGTACCAGGCGGGTAAAGATCATTAACGACAGGTTTGCAGTGTCGGGGCCGGCTTTCCCTGAGTTTGAAGGGGTGCCTATGCCTGTAGCCATTCCTTTCGGTATTTATCCTATGGTAAAAGGACGGCATTCCGGTATGCTGGCGCCTCAGTTTGCTACCAACCAGAGTGCGGGGCTTGGACTGGAAGGACTGGGATATTACAAGGTCATTAATGACAACTGGGATGTAACTACAAGGGCCAATCTTTATACCTATGGCGGATGGGCGTTATTTGTGAATCCCAAATACATGAAGCGGTATAAATATTCGGGCAACCTGAACCTGACCATTCAAAAGACCAAGCTGGTAAATACATCCACTGCCCAGAGTAACGAATTTATCAAGTATACCAGCTTTCTTATCAACTGGAGCCATAGTACAGACACCAGGGCGCGGCCGGGAACCAGTTTTTCGGCCAGTGTGAATGCGGGAAGCACCAGGTATAACGATTATGTGACCAACAATATTTACCAGAACTTCCAGAACCAGTTGAGCTCATCTATCACTTATAGTAAGACCTGGGGACAAGGGAAGTATAACTTAACAACCAGCGCCAACCATAGCCAGAATAATAACCAGCGTCTGGTGAACGTAACGCTTCCTACGGTTAACTTCACTGCCAATACGTTCTATCCTTTTCAAAAAAAGGAATCAGTGGGTACTGCTAAATGGTATGAAAAACTGGGTATTTCCTATACCGGCAACCTGTTGAACCAGGTAGCTTTCTATGATACTGCATTTAATTTTGCCCGGATGCTGGATACAACCCAATGGGGAGCACAGCATAGTGTGCCTATCAGCTTAACATTACCGGCAGTGGGGCCGCTTCTGTTTTCTCCTTCCATTTCTTTTTCCGAAAAATGGTATGGCCAGCAGATCCTGAGAAGATGGAATCCAGATAGAGATACCGTTGAAACCCGTATCAGCCGTGGTTTCTTTGCTGCGCGGGAGGTGAACTTTGGCATGTCTACCAACACCAGGATCTTCGGTACCTTTAACCTGGGCAAGGATACCAAACTACGGCATGAGATAAAACCTACTTTCAGCATCAACTATAAGCCCGACCTGGTAAAACAGTTTTATGATTCTTTACAGGTAGATACTTCTACCGCCAGAAAAAAGATCAGGATTTCCAGGTTTGAAGGCAGTGTCGTCGGCGGATTTAGTGAAGGCAGTTTTGGTGGCTTTAATTTCGGATTTGACAACCTCTTCGAAATGAAAAAGAGGAACAAAAATGACACAACTGGCGACGACCCATATAAAAAGATCAAACTTATTGACGGTTTAAGTTTTAATACGGGTTATAACTTTTTCCTGGATAGTATGAACTGGTCTCCGGTAAGTATTGCTTTTCGTAGTACTTTGTTTGAAAAGGTCAATATTACAGGCGGGGCAAGTATTGATCCTTATGCGGTAGATTCCGTAGGAGATCGTATAAACAAACTGTTATGGAAACAGGGTAGCCTGGGACGTTTCACCGGTGGGAACCTTGTTATATCCTCTTCTTTTCAAAGCAAGGCGGCAGATCAAAGATCTGATAAAAGCCGTATGCCTGTAGACCAGACGATGACGCCCGACGAACAGCAGCGACAGCTGGACTATGTTAGAGCCAATCCGGCGGAATTCGTAGACTTCAATATTCCATGGTCTGTACAAACCTCTCTGTCTATTAATTTCAACAGGCAAAGATCGGCTGACTATAGAAGCTATGTCACACAGATCAATACGAATCTTAATGTTAGCGGCGATTTCAGTCTTACACCCAAGTGGAAGATGGGGGGCAGCTTTTTCTACGATGTAAGAACGGCCAAGTTAGAAGGCGTTACCATGTATATTACCCGTGAAATGCACTGCTGGCAACTATCTATCAATGTTACACCTATAGGACCTATAAAGAGCTTTAATATAGTGCTGAACCCTAAATCGGGCATATTACGTGACCTGAAAATAAACAGGTCCAGAAGTTTCTATAGTGCTATAGAGCAATAA
- a CDS encoding N-acetylmuramoyl-L-alanine amidase family protein, with product MFKKASRWSYLIFSFAFLVSFTTVEAPPAKPAVKVIIVDAGHGLPDPGAVGEETNEAAVTLAVALKLGKLLEEALPNCKIIYTRTGSGLPGGLKDKNEANRLRARMANEAHGDLFISIHCNSAGSGYKTKVVGHKTETYYVTQGKGKKAKKVKKTRKVAVTKRYKVPGTTVGTETYVWAAAKNDLKKQFVGNQHEEEEEGGEQEQADTSYKYFDSPEAKIMASLRTRKYFDNSCLMASLIEEEFVKAGRPSRGVKQRDWEAIWVLQATAMPSILTELGFISTPEEEAYLNSTKGQDEIAACLKRAVLKYKAQLEK from the coding sequence ATGTTCAAAAAAGCTTCCCGGTGGTCATATCTTATTTTTTCTTTTGCATTCCTGGTTTCGTTTACCACTGTTGAAGCCCCCCCGGCAAAACCGGCGGTTAAAGTGATCATAGTAGATGCGGGCCATGGCCTTCCCGACCCCGGAGCGGTAGGCGAAGAAACCAATGAAGCTGCTGTTACACTTGCGGTGGCGCTAAAGCTGGGTAAACTGCTGGAAGAAGCATTACCAAATTGTAAAATAATATATACCCGTACCGGATCGGGATTACCCGGTGGTTTAAAGGATAAAAACGAAGCCAACCGCCTCAGGGCAAGAATGGCCAATGAAGCCCATGGCGACCTATTTATTTCTATCCATTGCAATAGCGCCGGCAGTGGTTACAAAACCAAGGTAGTAGGCCATAAAACCGAAACCTATTATGTAACCCAGGGCAAAGGCAAAAAAGCAAAAAAAGTAAAAAAGACCCGCAAAGTAGCTGTCACCAAACGTTATAAAGTTCCCGGCACAACCGTAGGAACAGAAACCTATGTATGGGCCGCAGCTAAAAACGACCTGAAAAAGCAATTTGTCGGCAACCAGCACGAAGAAGAAGAAGAAGGCGGTGAACAGGAGCAGGCAGATACGTCCTACAAATATTTTGATTCCCCCGAAGCCAAGATCATGGCTTCTCTCCGTACACGCAAGTATTTCGATAATAGCTGCCTTATGGCTTCTTTAATAGAAGAAGAGTTTGTAAAAGCAGGCCGCCCCAGTCGTGGGGTGAAACAGCGCGACTGGGAGGCTATATGGGTGCTGCAGGCAACGGCAATGCCAAGTATTCTTACAGAATTGGGATTTATATCCACGCCGGAAGAAGAAGCTTACCTGAATAGCACCAAAGGACAGGATGAAATAGCCGCCTGCCTCAAACGGGCTGTTTTAAAGTATAAGGCACAGTTAGAAAAATAA
- a CDS encoding N-acetylmuramoyl-L-alanine amidase family protein: MKQLVVMVMAWVICSSFHVSEPPVKHEFQRKPLQTIVIDPGHGGKDEGAPGKYSFEKNVALAISLKLQQRIAQEMPDINIVMTRTTDTYPSLYDRANLANQSKGDLFISIHCNSADPIRHRELTGYKTVTSYKGKGSKRRKVTSKVPQYKYWTEANPAKGTETYIWAAHKNEAKEVAMRENEALFMDSSSSKQMQDFDPDSPQKRILYSLKTRQYFDRSASLALTVEDEFIKVGRVSREARQRQVGIWVLQATAMPSILVETGYISNPEEEDYLNSEAGQNELVNALVNALKRYRFSLESHGAPSPNTPAPDSIPAAPAGN; the protein is encoded by the coding sequence ATGAAACAACTGGTGGTAATGGTGATGGCATGGGTAATATGCAGTTCTTTTCATGTGAGCGAGCCGCCTGTTAAACATGAATTTCAACGCAAGCCGCTGCAAACTATTGTTATTGACCCAGGTCATGGTGGTAAAGATGAAGGCGCCCCCGGAAAGTACTCGTTTGAAAAAAATGTGGCCTTGGCAATATCCCTGAAGCTGCAACAACGAATAGCCCAGGAAATGCCCGACATCAACATTGTGATGACACGCACAACCGACACCTACCCTTCGCTGTACGACAGGGCAAACCTGGCCAACCAATCAAAAGGTGATCTTTTTATTTCTATCCACTGCAATAGCGCCGACCCTATCCGGCATCGCGAGCTTACCGGGTATAAAACAGTAACCTCCTACAAGGGAAAGGGAAGCAAACGGAGAAAAGTTACCAGCAAGGTTCCCCAATATAAGTACTGGACAGAGGCTAATCCCGCCAAAGGCACTGAAACCTATATTTGGGCCGCACATAAAAACGAGGCTAAGGAAGTAGCTATGCGTGAAAACGAAGCATTGTTCATGGATAGCTCCTCCAGCAAACAAATGCAGGATTTCGATCCCGATTCACCACAGAAACGTATCCTGTATTCCCTTAAAACACGCCAGTATTTCGACCGAAGCGCCAGCCTGGCACTTACCGTTGAAGATGAATTCATTAAAGTAGGCCGCGTTAGCCGCGAGGCACGTCAGCGCCAGGTAGGTATTTGGGTATTACAGGCCACAGCTATGCCTAGCATCCTTGTTGAAACCGGTTATATCTCAAATCCTGAAGAAGAAGATTATCTGAACAGTGAAGCAGGTCAGAACGAACTGGTAAACGCATTGGTAAATGCCCTGAAACGCTACCGGTTTTCATTGGAATCACATGGCGCGCCCTCTCCTAATACGCCGGCTCCCGATTCCATTCCTGCAGCCCCTGCCGGCAACTAA
- a CDS encoding MlaD family protein: MKVANETKIGALTVVAVALLILGFNFLKGKSLLKSGNFIYARFDNTKGLTPSNAVLIKGYQVGSIQDIEAADKSLNEIIITIKLNDKYNIPDNSVAAIKANPLGSPSIEIAMGDSKNFLTSGSTIKSSNNAGMFDELTAKVGPVADKLTATLGSLDSVLRNINTVLDPNTKGNLQSVVANLSKATASFVSSSASLDQLLNTQTGALAQSLNNVNSFTKNLAGNNERLTGVMTNLEETTGHLAKADIDGVVNRLRSSVEQLNEAMTRLNSTDGTLGALVNDKQLYNNMNNTVRSLNILMDDLRVHPKRYVSFSVFGKKDKGTPLTAPLPVDTTSKTK; the protein is encoded by the coding sequence ATGAAAGTCGCAAATGAAACCAAAATAGGCGCGTTAACCGTAGTCGCCGTAGCCCTACTGATTCTAGGATTTAATTTTTTAAAAGGAAAAAGCCTGCTCAAATCCGGCAATTTCATCTATGCACGCTTCGATAACACCAAAGGCCTCACTCCTTCCAATGCTGTACTCATTAAAGGTTACCAGGTAGGAAGTATCCAGGACATTGAAGCTGCCGACAAAAGCCTGAACGAGATCATTATCACCATCAAGCTTAACGACAAATACAACATCCCTGATAACTCAGTGGCTGCTATCAAGGCCAACCCCCTGGGTTCACCAAGTATTGAAATAGCGATGGGTGATTCAAAAAATTTCCTGACCTCAGGCTCAACCATCAAAAGCTCCAATAATGCAGGAATGTTCGATGAACTTACAGCCAAAGTAGGACCTGTTGCAGATAAGCTCACTGCCACCCTGGGTTCCCTGGATTCTGTATTGCGTAACATCAATACCGTATTGGACCCCAACACCAAAGGAAACCTTCAGAGTGTAGTAGCTAACCTCAGCAAAGCTACAGCCAGCTTTGTAAGCAGCTCAGCATCACTCGATCAGCTTTTAAACACCCAAACAGGTGCGCTTGCCCAGTCGCTTAATAATGTGAACAGCTTCACCAAAAACCTCGCAGGCAATAATGAGCGATTGACAGGAGTAATGACAAACCTCGAAGAAACTACCGGACATCTTGCCAAAGCAGATATCGACGGGGTAGTGAACAGACTGCGCAGCTCCGTTGAGCAGTTGAATGAAGCTATGACCAGGCTAAACTCTACCGACGGCACGCTCGGCGCCCTGGTTAACGATAAACAGCTTTATAACAATATGAATAATACCGTACGCAGCCTCAACATCCTGATGGATGATCTGCGTGTTCATCCTAAACGTTATGTAAGTTTCTCTGTTTTTGGCAAAAAAGACAAAGGAACGCCGTTAACAGCACCATTGCCTGTTGACACGACCAGTAAAACCAAATAA